In the genome of Streptacidiphilus rugosus AM-16, one region contains:
- a CDS encoding response regulator transcription factor, producing the protein MAGRVLVVDDDAAIRRSLERGLRLSGFTVLLAADGAAALDLVATAAPDVLVLDVSMPGLTGTEVCRRIRAEGDETPVLMLSALDELADRVAGLQAGADDYLIKPFALEELVLRLHALLRRRTAPPPTEVLQAGPLVVNPTTRQAFRDSTELRLTRREFALLEQFVRNPGLVLTRDQLLDRVWGYDFDVRTDAVDTFVSYLRRKLEEGGRPRLLHTVRGVGFVLRLPKEPTDGAGR; encoded by the coding sequence ATGGCCGGACGCGTGCTGGTCGTCGACGACGACGCGGCGATCCGTCGTTCCCTGGAGCGCGGGCTGCGGCTCAGCGGCTTCACCGTGCTGCTCGCCGCCGACGGGGCGGCCGCCCTGGACCTGGTCGCCACGGCCGCCCCTGACGTGCTGGTCCTGGACGTCTCGATGCCGGGTCTCACCGGGACCGAGGTGTGCCGCCGGATCCGCGCCGAGGGCGACGAGACCCCGGTGCTGATGCTCTCGGCGCTCGACGAGCTGGCCGACCGGGTCGCCGGGCTGCAGGCCGGGGCGGACGACTACCTGATCAAGCCCTTCGCGCTGGAGGAGCTGGTGCTCAGGCTGCACGCGCTGCTGCGCCGCCGGACCGCGCCCCCGCCGACGGAGGTGCTCCAGGCGGGCCCGCTGGTGGTGAACCCGACCACCCGCCAGGCGTTCCGCGACAGCACCGAGCTGCGGCTCACCCGCCGCGAGTTCGCGCTGCTGGAGCAGTTCGTGCGCAACCCCGGCCTGGTGCTGACCCGGGACCAGCTGCTGGACCGCGTCTGGGGCTACGACTTCGACGTGCGCACCGACGCCGTGGACACCTTCGTCAGCTATCTGCGCCGCAAGCTGGAGGAGGGCGGGCGTCCGCGCCTGCTGCACACCGTGCGGGGCGTCGGCTTCGTGCTGCGCCTGCCGAAGGAGCCGACGGACGGGGCAGGGAGATGA
- a CDS encoding aldehyde dehydrogenase family protein has protein sequence MTLVLKPGTSWSDTYARCLAAAPEAFAPDRLLNLVRGDWHAVGAPGEHSTPLDGSPIPGPPRIGIQEADAAVRFAIAEHAAWSRTPLDERRARVSAAVDALAAQRELLAMLLVWEIGKPWRLACADVDRCLDGVRWYLDEIDRQLGVAGTSPRTPLPGPVSNIASWNYPMSVQVHAELVQLLAGNAVVAKTPSQGGFHCLTLAHALMRRAGLPVTLLSGMGNQIADALIRAPGLGALAFVGGRANGRRAATSLADLNRRHFLEQEGLNAWGVWDFSDWPTLAAHLRKGFEYAKQRCTAYPRYVVQRRMFPQFLETYLGVLGSLRFGHPLAVPEADAPLPELDFGPVIHAAKAAELHRHFDEAVAGRAVPLHRGTLADGVFLDGQDTGAYIAPAALLSPPRSWTLQHSEPFGPLDSIVLVDTEAELLAGMNAGNGSLVASIATDDAEFAARVAPDLLAFKVGINKPRSRGDREEVFGGLGASWKGAFVGGDLLVQAVTYGPEGPEEKLYGNFPGYSLYPAR, from the coding sequence GTGACCCTCGTCCTGAAGCCAGGAACGTCCTGGAGCGACACCTACGCCCGCTGTCTCGCCGCCGCGCCCGAGGCCTTCGCACCCGACCGCCTGCTCAACCTGGTCCGCGGCGACTGGCACGCCGTCGGCGCCCCCGGCGAGCACTCCACGCCGCTCGACGGCAGTCCGATCCCCGGGCCGCCGCGCATCGGCATCCAAGAGGCCGACGCCGCCGTCCGGTTCGCGATCGCCGAGCACGCCGCCTGGTCGAGGACCCCGCTGGACGAGCGCAGGGCGCGGGTGTCGGCCGCCGTCGACGCGCTGGCCGCGCAGCGCGAGCTGCTGGCGATGCTGCTGGTCTGGGAGATCGGCAAGCCGTGGCGGCTGGCCTGCGCCGACGTGGACCGCTGCCTCGACGGGGTGCGCTGGTACCTCGACGAGATCGACCGGCAGCTCGGCGTCGCCGGCACGAGCCCGCGCACTCCGCTGCCGGGTCCGGTCTCCAACATCGCGAGCTGGAACTACCCGATGAGCGTCCAGGTCCACGCGGAGCTGGTGCAGTTGCTGGCCGGGAACGCGGTGGTCGCCAAGACCCCCTCGCAGGGCGGCTTCCACTGCCTCACCCTGGCGCACGCGTTGATGCGCCGGGCGGGCCTGCCGGTGACGCTGCTCTCCGGCATGGGCAACCAGATCGCCGACGCGCTGATCCGCGCCCCGGGCCTCGGCGCGCTCGCCTTCGTCGGCGGACGCGCCAACGGACGCCGCGCGGCCACCTCCCTGGCCGACCTGAACCGACGTCACTTCCTGGAACAGGAAGGCCTGAACGCGTGGGGCGTCTGGGACTTCAGCGACTGGCCGACGCTGGCCGCGCATCTGCGCAAGGGCTTCGAGTACGCCAAGCAGCGCTGCACCGCCTACCCCCGCTACGTGGTCCAACGGCGGATGTTCCCCCAGTTCCTTGAGACCTACCTGGGCGTCCTCGGCAGCCTGCGCTTCGGGCACCCGCTGGCGGTGCCCGAAGCGGACGCGCCGCTGCCCGAGCTGGACTTCGGCCCGGTCATCCACGCGGCGAAGGCGGCGGAGCTGCACCGCCACTTCGACGAGGCCGTCGCCGGCCGCGCCGTCCCGCTGCACCGGGGCACGCTCGCCGACGGCGTCTTCCTCGACGGCCAGGACACCGGCGCGTACATCGCCCCGGCCGCGCTGCTGAGCCCGCCGCGCAGCTGGACCCTCCAGCACAGCGAGCCCTTCGGGCCGCTGGACTCGATCGTGCTGGTCGACACCGAGGCGGAGCTGCTGGCGGGGATGAACGCGGGCAACGGCTCCCTGGTCGCCAGCATCGCCACGGACGACGCCGAGTTCGCCGCCAGGGTCGCGCCCGACCTGCTGGCCTTCAAGGTCGGCATCAACAAGCCGCGTTCGCGCGGCGACCGCGAGGAGGTCTTCGGCGGGCTCGGCGCCTCGTGGAAGGGCGCCTTCGTCGGCGGCGACCTGCTGGTCCAGGCCGTCACCTACGGCCCTGAGGGCCCGGAGGAGAAGCTCTACGGCAACTTCCCCGGCTACTCCCTCTACCCCGCCCGCTAG
- a CDS encoding dihydrofolate reductase family protein: MGKLVVSQNVTLDGVVEDPSGEGGLRHGGWFVRFMGQDWEAWAELELAEAQAAEALLMGRRTDEYFGARSSVMSGEWLDRLNRLPKYVVSGTLKEPKWTNATVLAGEVVAEVSNLRQRTAGEIVVYGSRPLVRTLMEHDLVDELRLTVFPVVVGAGERLFGETDDERPLRLIRTRTVGNGLAHLTYERAREVPGRTAARR; the protein is encoded by the coding sequence ATGGGAAAACTCGTGGTCAGCCAGAACGTCACGCTCGACGGCGTCGTCGAGGATCCGAGCGGTGAGGGAGGGCTCAGGCACGGCGGCTGGTTCGTCCGGTTCATGGGCCAGGACTGGGAGGCGTGGGCGGAGCTCGAACTGGCCGAAGCGCAGGCCGCCGAGGCGCTGCTGATGGGTCGGCGAACCGACGAGTACTTCGGCGCGCGATCGTCGGTCATGAGCGGCGAGTGGTTGGACCGTTTGAACCGTCTGCCCAAGTACGTCGTGTCCGGGACGCTCAAGGAGCCCAAGTGGACGAACGCCACCGTCCTGGCGGGCGAGGTGGTCGCCGAGGTCTCGAACCTCAGGCAGCGGACAGCAGGCGAGATCGTCGTGTACGGCAGCCGTCCGCTGGTGCGCACGCTGATGGAACACGACCTGGTCGACGAGCTGCGCCTGACCGTCTTCCCGGTCGTGGTCGGCGCGGGCGAGCGCCTGTTCGGCGAGACCGACGACGAGCGACCCCTGCGCCTGATCCGCACGAGGACCGTGGGGAACGGCCTCGCCCACCTGACCTACGAGCGCGCCCGTGAGGTCCCCGGCCGGACGGCCGCCCGTCGCTGA
- a CDS encoding TetR/AcrR family transcriptional regulator has protein sequence MTTQTPRGDTRARILDVALELFVEHGYEKTSLREIADRLGVTKAALYYHFRTKEDILAGIVASMSAPIEEAIAWGEQQEYSAEVRDEILRRFAEGMADRQPMLRFFHENQPTLRELNAGNAFKERMIVLTRLMQGPNPSFEDRVRAAVALMTINVAAFVADAHHCEQDVRDLPELPDEPARRDAALRIALDVADRIGKTPADA, from the coding sequence ATGACCACCCAGACCCCCCGCGGCGACACCCGGGCACGCATTCTCGACGTGGCCCTGGAGCTGTTCGTGGAGCACGGCTACGAGAAGACCTCGCTGCGCGAGATCGCCGACCGTCTGGGCGTCACCAAAGCCGCGTTGTACTACCACTTCCGCACCAAGGAGGACATCCTCGCCGGGATCGTGGCCAGCATGTCCGCGCCGATCGAGGAGGCCATCGCCTGGGGCGAGCAGCAGGAGTACAGCGCCGAGGTGCGGGACGAGATCCTGCGCCGCTTCGCCGAGGGCATGGCGGACCGGCAGCCGATGCTGCGGTTCTTCCACGAGAACCAGCCCACCCTGCGCGAGCTGAACGCCGGCAACGCGTTCAAGGAGCGGATGATCGTGCTGACCCGGCTGATGCAGGGGCCGAACCCGAGCTTCGAGGACCGGGTCCGCGCCGCCGTCGCCCTGATGACCATCAACGTCGCCGCCTTCGTGGCCGACGCGCACCACTGCGAGCAGGACGTGCGCGACCTGCCCGAGCTCCCGGACGAGCCCGCCCGCCGCGACGCGGCCCTGCGCATCGCGCTCGACGTGGCCGACCGGATCGGCAAGACCCCCGCCGACGCCTGA
- a CDS encoding ferritin-like domain-containing protein, which produces MPTHDLYTTPPAEGLWTVPASGAARFNWEYDEGRERLLNLYQKGKDKQWDQVKRIDWSIEVDPYDPLGVPDEAMTLYGTPYWDRMSEANRADLRRHYASWQFSQFLHGEQGAMVCAARIVESVPDMDAKFYSATQTMDEARHVELYSRFLHEKIGMLYPINDNLQSLLGDTLRDSRWDMPYLGMQVLIEGLALAAFGMLRDTTSKPLPKQLLAYVMQDEARHVAFGRMALKDYYAQLSSAELAEREEFVIEGCYLMRDRIRGVEVLEDFGVPLKEAEELSEKSEYLQFFRKLLFSRIVPCVKDIGLWGPKLQQAYLDMGVFDMGDSNLDALMAQDEEIAEQLDAERFAAEEAARVEEVAEAIAQGAEA; this is translated from the coding sequence ATGCCGACGCACGACCTCTACACCACCCCACCGGCCGAAGGCCTCTGGACCGTCCCCGCCTCCGGGGCGGCCCGCTTCAACTGGGAGTACGACGAGGGCCGTGAGCGGCTGCTCAACCTGTACCAGAAGGGCAAGGACAAGCAGTGGGACCAGGTCAAGCGGATCGACTGGTCGATCGAGGTCGACCCGTACGACCCGCTCGGCGTCCCTGACGAGGCGATGACCCTCTACGGCACGCCGTACTGGGACAGGATGAGCGAGGCCAACCGTGCCGACCTGCGCCGGCACTACGCCTCCTGGCAGTTCAGCCAGTTCCTGCACGGCGAGCAGGGCGCCATGGTCTGCGCCGCGCGCATCGTCGAGTCGGTGCCGGACATGGACGCCAAGTTCTACTCGGCGACCCAGACCATGGACGAGGCCCGCCATGTCGAGCTCTACTCGCGCTTCCTGCACGAGAAGATCGGCATGCTCTACCCGATCAACGACAACCTCCAGTCGCTGCTGGGCGACACGCTGCGCGACTCCCGCTGGGACATGCCCTACCTGGGCATGCAGGTCCTGATCGAGGGCCTCGCGCTCGCCGCCTTCGGCATGCTGCGGGACACCACCAGCAAGCCGCTGCCCAAGCAGCTGCTCGCCTACGTCATGCAGGACGAGGCCCGGCACGTGGCCTTCGGTCGGATGGCGCTCAAGGACTACTACGCCCAGCTTTCCTCGGCCGAGCTCGCCGAGCGCGAGGAGTTCGTGATCGAGGGCTGCTACCTGATGCGGGACCGGATCCGGGGCGTGGAGGTGCTGGAGGACTTCGGCGTCCCGCTCAAGGAGGCCGAGGAGCTGAGCGAGAAGAGCGAGTACCTGCAGTTCTTCAGGAAGCTGCTGTTCTCCCGGATCGTGCCCTGCGTCAAGGACATCGGCCTGTGGGGGCCGAAGCTGCAGCAGGCCTACCTCGACATGGGCGTCTTCGACATGGGCGACTCGAACCTGGACGCGCTGATGGCGCAGGACGAGGAGATCGCCGAGCAGCTCGACGCGGAGCGCTTCGCCGCCGAGGAGGCCGCGCGGGTGGAGGAGGTCGCCGAGGCGATCGCCCAGGGCGCGGAGGCCTGA
- a CDS encoding trypco2 family protein — protein MDDHDHRIELADAIEAIRTQLVDAAARGTNSDLAFEVGDIHLEFEVQLNHDRTVKGGVKAWVLAAGYEAARGRTETQRVSVTLSPKHRGSNARWDVSNPDRARTGNFGPTQTP, from the coding sequence ATGGACGACCACGACCACCGCATCGAGCTCGCCGACGCCATCGAGGCGATCCGCACCCAGCTCGTCGACGCCGCGGCCCGCGGCACGAACTCCGACCTCGCCTTCGAAGTCGGGGACATCCACCTGGAGTTCGAGGTCCAGCTGAACCACGACCGCACGGTGAAGGGCGGGGTCAAGGCCTGGGTCCTGGCCGCGGGCTACGAGGCCGCTCGCGGCCGCACCGAGACCCAGCGGGTCTCGGTCACCCTGTCGCCCAAGCACCGCGGCAGCAACGCGCGGTGGGACGTGAGCAACCCCGACCGGGCCAGGACCGGCAACTTCGGACCGACGCAGACGCCGTGA
- a CDS encoding HhH-GPD family protein, producing the protein MDTAHALHRPILAWYSVAARSLPWREAGATPWGVMVSEFMLQQTPVKRVLPVYEEWIRRWPTPEALAEEPAGEAVRAWGRLGYPRRALRLHGAAVAITERHGGEVPEDHAALLALPGVGEYTAAAVASFAFRQRHAVLDTNVRRVFARAVSGQEYPANATTAAERRTAAALLPELPETAATWAVAVMELGALVCTARSPECGACPVQRSCAWRLAGSPPYEGPARRGQSYEGTDRQVRGKLLAVLRDAPDSVAQATLDAVWPDGVQRARALDGLVADGLVEPVAPGVYRLPR; encoded by the coding sequence ATGGATACCGCACACGCACTGCATCGGCCGATACTCGCCTGGTACTCCGTCGCCGCGCGGAGCCTGCCGTGGCGGGAGGCGGGGGCGACGCCGTGGGGCGTCATGGTCAGTGAGTTCATGCTGCAGCAGACCCCGGTGAAACGCGTGCTCCCCGTGTACGAGGAGTGGATCCGCCGTTGGCCGACGCCGGAGGCGTTGGCCGAGGAGCCTGCCGGCGAGGCCGTCCGGGCGTGGGGGCGGCTGGGGTACCCCCGCCGCGCACTGCGGCTGCACGGCGCGGCCGTGGCCATCACCGAGCGGCACGGCGGCGAGGTCCCCGAGGACCACGCCGCGCTGCTCGCGCTGCCGGGCGTGGGCGAGTACACCGCCGCCGCCGTCGCGTCCTTCGCCTTCCGTCAGCGGCACGCCGTGCTGGACACGAACGTGCGACGGGTCTTCGCCCGGGCGGTGAGCGGGCAGGAGTACCCGGCCAACGCCACCACGGCCGCCGAGCGGCGCACCGCCGCCGCGCTGCTGCCGGAGCTGCCGGAGACCGCCGCCACCTGGGCCGTCGCCGTGATGGAGCTCGGCGCACTCGTCTGCACCGCGCGCAGCCCGGAGTGCGGGGCCTGCCCCGTGCAGCGGTCCTGCGCCTGGCGGCTGGCGGGGAGTCCGCCGTACGAGGGGCCGGCCCGGCGCGGGCAGAGCTACGAGGGCACGGACCGCCAGGTCCGCGGGAAGCTGCTGGCGGTCCTGCGGGACGCCCCGGACAGCGTCGCCCAGGCGACGCTGGACGCGGTGTGGCCGGACGGCGTCCAGCGGGCCAGGGCGCTGGACGGGCTGGTCGCCGACGGACTGGTCGAGCCGGTCGCGCCGGGCGTCTACCGGCTCCCGCGTTGA
- a CDS encoding sensor histidine kinase produces the protein MKLSTRLALTVALAVPLLVLAAGALLLGLVNHDIRQQQDSQLRSLSVALVPDVQRELAANRAGRPKVVQNQGRRVLDAALNAGVEVTDAQGVDVISGGPRPAAGVALPQPTGSAVTVAGFRAVGRAVAVPGGQAGTLWVFSPVGQDHAQQAAVRGRVLLVALLAAPLAGLLTLGLARRATRSLRSLSARAAELDPAEGAENFRHRRSGVSEVDELAASLSTVLARYDQQAARTGEALETARAFASAASHELRTPLMSMQTNLDILAAHPGLAAEERAEVVSDLRGEHARLLELLTALRTLARGDLVEEEAFTDLDLGELVDSCVQSVARARPDASLTLTGGFGVRVRGWEPGLKILVTNLLTNAVVHGHAPGEPARVAVSLTVTDGREGSALLTVDDRGPGIPPALRASVFDRFTRGPNSPGSGLGMTLVAQQAALHGGTVSLSDAPGGHGTRVTLRLPLRGVPFHTPAERNWLTQTLNLRL, from the coding sequence ATGAAACTCTCCACACGACTGGCGCTGACGGTCGCACTGGCCGTCCCGCTGCTGGTGCTGGCCGCGGGCGCGCTGCTGCTCGGACTGGTCAACCACGACATCCGGCAGCAGCAGGACTCCCAGCTGCGCTCGCTGTCCGTGGCACTCGTCCCCGACGTGCAGCGGGAGCTGGCCGCGAACCGGGCCGGCCGGCCGAAGGTCGTCCAGAACCAGGGCCGCCGCGTCCTCGACGCGGCGTTGAACGCCGGCGTGGAGGTCACCGACGCCCAGGGCGTGGACGTCATCTCCGGGGGTCCGCGCCCGGCCGCCGGCGTCGCGCTGCCGCAGCCGACCGGCAGCGCGGTGACGGTCGCGGGCTTCCGCGCGGTCGGCCGCGCGGTCGCGGTGCCCGGCGGGCAGGCGGGAACGCTCTGGGTCTTCTCGCCGGTCGGCCAGGACCACGCACAGCAGGCCGCGGTGCGCGGCCGGGTGCTGCTGGTCGCGCTGCTGGCGGCCCCGCTGGCCGGGCTGCTGACGCTCGGGCTGGCCCGCCGGGCGACCCGCTCGCTGCGCTCGCTCAGCGCCCGCGCGGCCGAGCTCGACCCGGCCGAGGGCGCGGAGAACTTCCGGCACCGCCGCTCGGGCGTCTCCGAGGTCGACGAGCTCGCGGCGTCCCTGAGCACGGTGCTCGCCCGCTACGACCAGCAGGCGGCGCGAACGGGCGAAGCACTGGAGACCGCCCGCGCGTTCGCCTCCGCGGCCTCGCACGAGCTGCGCACGCCGCTGATGTCCATGCAGACCAACCTCGACATCCTCGCCGCGCACCCCGGCCTGGCGGCCGAGGAACGCGCGGAGGTCGTCTCCGATCTGCGCGGCGAGCACGCGCGCCTGCTGGAGCTGCTGACCGCGCTGCGGACGCTGGCGCGCGGCGACCTGGTCGAGGAGGAGGCCTTCACCGACCTGGACCTGGGCGAGCTGGTCGACTCCTGCGTCCAGTCGGTGGCCCGCGCCCGGCCGGACGCGTCGCTGACGCTGACCGGCGGCTTCGGGGTCCGCGTGCGCGGCTGGGAACCCGGCCTGAAGATCCTGGTGACGAACCTGCTGACGAACGCGGTGGTGCACGGGCACGCGCCCGGCGAGCCCGCGCGGGTGGCGGTCTCGCTGACGGTCACCGACGGCCGGGAGGGCTCGGCGCTGCTGACGGTCGACGACCGGGGCCCCGGCATCCCGCCCGCCCTCCGCGCGTCGGTCTTCGACCGCTTCACCCGCGGCCCGAACAGCCCCGGCTCCGGCCTCGGCATGACGCTGGTCGCCCAGCAGGCCGCGTTGCACGGCGGGACCGTCTCGCTCTCCGACGCCCCCGGCGGCCACGGCACCCGCGTCACCCTCCGCCTCCCGCTCCGCGGCGTCCCCTTCCACACCCCTGCCGAACGCAACTGGCTGACCCAGACCCTGAACCTCCGGCTCTGA
- a CDS encoding serine protease, whose amino-acid sequence MTHPQPERLAAVLGEGQGSGYLLSPWMVLTAAHVVGDAEEASVAIPGHGGPYPCKVVWRRHDERCDAALLVSDSLLLPATVFRGFERLTWGFLRGLSPLTGAGAVGYPRMQRSGGGELDTEQLTGTLKPASGLLNGRPVLDGDHQPPVGDQGSPSPWAGMSGAPVFVNNCLVGLVRSVPPHWGESRLELTLGQEFVEDDEVCEIFDRGNVTFLRTTLAPQAESFEDRLRDYLAAEWDKVKIYGVTRSGQDGDSWQLDVAYLSLELTGGRPRLDEESEAPSSQRVEDALAQESRILLRGGAGSGKTTLLQWLTTLAARDELPDQLSQFKDCIPVLLRLRAIARPGRDLPGPEEFLKASGNPLAGFPGSEGWMSRRLAEGRVLLLIDGIDEVPETERRRVHDWLRGLLAAYPDSRCLVTTRPSAVREGWLSELGFSELELLPMSRGDVVAFIDRWHRAASVGAVAEQREELSLWRAQLTEAVGRKQDLGRLATNPLMCSLICALNADRRGHLPNGRMALYDAALEMLLVRRDEERGVDPASEGIRLTEAQQLALLQKLAYWLIRNGRSELSTDQALARIERALPQMPQIEPDPPRVLRHLLVRCGLLREPVSGAVDFVHRTFQDYLGALAAIEEGDLPLLVEHAHEDQWEDVFRLAVGHGRRRERADLLTGILRRAEAEPEHAHRLRLLAAACLELAVELDPGVREEVTRASEALVPPQGREAGKALAIAGPVVLELLPGPEGLDDATALGVVVCASLIGTERALPLLAAYADHPMLEVRAQLAYAWQRFDTQDYGRAVIARLDRSKDLRLVATGRAEVEFLCTQVEEPVRRIEFSGDLTDDVIRLLPREPLRELRLHENPNPVDLGLVRDAPELTNLLLINCSGSFDLAPLADRPIERVIVLGCPGVPSMAPLGRMTELEHVSFANASAPFGRRLELEQVLRAPKLSSLRLMASDLLPEDWELLRAHRRITTLDLEAFDSHPLVDLAPPLPHVEVLRLRQPRFFSPTAVTRLFPGLTSLWFYGVDWAPGRAVEGFPADLLVGFDTGMKEVPTNAVPAPAPRIRPSENFRWYRFT is encoded by the coding sequence GTGACCCATCCTCAACCCGAACGCCTGGCCGCCGTCCTCGGCGAGGGCCAGGGCAGCGGCTACCTGCTCAGTCCGTGGATGGTGCTCACCGCCGCCCACGTGGTCGGCGACGCGGAGGAGGCCTCCGTCGCGATCCCCGGACACGGCGGGCCCTACCCGTGCAAGGTCGTCTGGCGGCGCCACGACGAGCGGTGCGACGCCGCCCTGCTGGTCTCGGACTCGCTGCTGCTGCCCGCGACCGTGTTCCGCGGCTTCGAGCGCCTGACCTGGGGGTTCCTGCGGGGCCTGTCCCCGCTGACCGGCGCCGGCGCCGTCGGCTATCCGCGGATGCAGCGCTCGGGCGGCGGGGAGCTCGACACCGAGCAGCTCACCGGCACCCTCAAGCCCGCCAGCGGCCTGCTGAACGGGCGGCCGGTGCTGGACGGCGACCATCAGCCGCCCGTCGGAGACCAGGGCAGCCCCTCCCCCTGGGCAGGCATGTCCGGCGCGCCGGTCTTCGTGAACAACTGCCTGGTGGGCCTGGTGCGTTCGGTGCCGCCGCACTGGGGCGAGAGCCGACTGGAGCTCACCCTCGGCCAGGAGTTCGTCGAGGACGACGAGGTCTGCGAGATCTTCGACCGGGGGAATGTCACCTTCCTCCGCACCACGCTCGCCCCGCAGGCCGAGTCCTTCGAGGACCGGCTGCGCGACTACCTCGCGGCGGAGTGGGACAAGGTCAAGATCTACGGCGTCACCCGCTCCGGCCAGGACGGGGACTCCTGGCAGCTCGACGTCGCCTATCTGAGCCTGGAGCTCACCGGCGGACGGCCCCGCCTCGACGAGGAGTCCGAGGCCCCCTCCTCACAGCGGGTCGAGGACGCGCTAGCCCAGGAGAGCCGGATCCTGCTGCGCGGCGGCGCGGGCTCCGGCAAGACCACCCTGCTGCAGTGGCTCACCACGCTGGCCGCCCGCGACGAACTGCCGGACCAGCTGAGCCAGTTCAAGGACTGCATCCCGGTGCTGCTGCGGCTGCGGGCCATCGCCAGGCCCGGCAGGGACCTGCCCGGGCCGGAGGAGTTCCTGAAGGCGTCCGGCAACCCGCTGGCCGGCTTCCCCGGCTCCGAGGGCTGGATGAGCCGCCGCCTGGCCGAGGGCCGCGTGCTGCTGCTGATCGACGGCATCGACGAGGTGCCGGAGACCGAACGCCGCCGCGTCCACGACTGGCTGCGGGGACTGCTCGCCGCCTACCCCGACTCCCGCTGCCTGGTCACCACCCGCCCCTCCGCCGTCCGCGAGGGGTGGCTGTCCGAACTCGGCTTCTCCGAGCTGGAGCTGCTGCCGATGAGCCGCGGCGACGTCGTCGCCTTCATCGACCGCTGGCACCGTGCCGCCTCGGTGGGGGCCGTCGCCGAGCAGCGCGAGGAGCTGTCCCTGTGGCGCGCCCAGCTGACCGAGGCGGTCGGCCGCAAGCAGGACCTCGGCCGGCTGGCCACCAACCCGCTGATGTGCTCGCTGATCTGCGCCCTCAACGCGGACCGCCGCGGCCATCTGCCCAACGGCAGGATGGCCCTCTACGACGCGGCGCTGGAGATGCTGCTGGTCCGCAGGGACGAGGAGCGCGGCGTCGACCCCGCGTCCGAGGGCATCAGGCTGACCGAGGCGCAGCAGCTGGCGCTGCTGCAGAAACTCGCCTACTGGCTGATCCGCAACGGCCGGTCCGAGCTCTCCACCGATCAGGCGCTGGCCAGGATCGAGCGCGCGCTGCCGCAGATGCCGCAGATCGAGCCCGACCCGCCGCGGGTGCTGCGGCACCTGCTGGTCCGCTGCGGCCTGCTGCGCGAACCGGTCTCCGGCGCCGTGGACTTCGTCCACCGCACCTTCCAGGACTACCTCGGCGCCCTCGCCGCGATCGAGGAGGGCGACCTCCCGCTGCTGGTCGAGCACGCCCACGAGGACCAGTGGGAGGACGTGTTCCGCCTCGCCGTCGGCCACGGCCGCCGCAGGGAGCGCGCGGACCTGCTGACCGGCATCCTGCGCCGGGCGGAGGCCGAGCCCGAGCACGCCCACCGGCTGCGGCTGCTGGCCGCCGCCTGCCTGGAGCTGGCGGTCGAGCTGGACCCGGGTGTCCGCGAGGAGGTGACCCGGGCCTCGGAGGCCCTGGTGCCGCCGCAGGGCCGCGAGGCGGGCAAAGCGCTCGCCATCGCCGGCCCCGTGGTCCTGGAGCTGCTGCCCGGCCCGGAGGGCCTGGACGACGCGACGGCGCTCGGCGTGGTCGTCTGCGCCTCGCTCATCGGGACCGAGCGGGCCCTCCCGCTGCTCGCCGCCTACGCGGACCACCCGATGCTGGAGGTCCGCGCCCAGTTGGCGTACGCGTGGCAGCGCTTCGACACGCAGGACTACGGCCGCGCCGTGATCGCCCGGCTGGACCGCTCGAAGGACCTGCGCCTGGTCGCCACCGGCCGGGCCGAGGTCGAGTTCCTGTGCACGCAGGTCGAGGAGCCGGTGCGGCGGATCGAGTTCTCCGGCGACCTGACCGACGACGTGATCCGCCTGCTGCCGCGCGAGCCGCTGCGCGAACTGCGTCTGCACGAGAACCCCAACCCCGTCGACCTGGGCCTGGTGCGCGACGCACCGGAGCTGACCAACCTGCTGCTCATCAACTGCTCCGGCTCCTTCGACCTGGCTCCGCTCGCGGACCGGCCGATCGAGCGGGTCATCGTCCTCGGCTGCCCCGGCGTCCCCTCGATGGCGCCGCTGGGGCGGATGACCGAGCTGGAGCACGTGAGCTTCGCGAACGCGTCCGCCCCCTTCGGACGGCGTCTGGAACTGGAGCAGGTGCTGCGCGCGCCGAAGCTGAGCTCGCTGCGGCTGATGGCCTCCGACCTGCTCCCCGAGGACTGGGAGCTGCTGCGCGCGCACCGCAGGATCACCACCCTGGATCTGGAGGCCTTCGACTCCCACCCGCTGGTGGACCTGGCACCGCCGCTCCCCCACGTCGAGGTGCTGCGGCTGCGGCAGCCCAGGTTCTTCAGCCCGACCGCCGTCACCCGGCTCTTCCCCGGGCTGACCAGCCTCTGGTTCTACGGCGTGGACTGGGCGCCGGGCCGGGCGGTCGAGGGCTTCCCCGCGGACCTGCTCGTCGGCTTCGACACGGGGATGAAGGAGGTGCCGACGAACGCCGTGCCCGCGCCCGCACCGCGGATCCGGCCCTCGGAGAACTTCCGCTGGTACCGCTTCACATGA